The segment TGGACCGAAGGTGCCGTCCAGGTAACCCGTCATCAATCCTGTGCCAAGCACCACCGATAGATAAGAGTAATCGCTCGGGTTCAATCCACCCTTATAGTACTCAGCCACTGGTACTAGCGTATCCTTCGTATCCGACAGCGCCTGTTTAAATCCCTCATTTCTGGCTGCAAGCCCTGACGCCATCCACTTCGCCATCTCACGGCGGGTTAATGCCTCGTCTGGCTTAAAGCCGCCCGAGTAATCTGACGGCGTCAGAAAGCCCATCCCGATAGACTGTTCAATGCCAGATCTTCCCCAGTGACCTGCAATATCTGCAAATGTGCTAGAGTCATTCTCTACCACATTGCTCGAAATCCGTGACAGCAGTACGGCAAATTCCGCCCGCGTGATATGGGCTTGCGGCCGAAACGTCCCGTCGGCATATCCTTTGAAATACCCTTTAGCTACGGCACCCTCAATAGAAGCTTTAGCCCAGTGACTTGCTGGCACGTCGTTAAATGAAGCTTTGGCTGCTCCCACCACCTCAGCGCCCCCTAGGAACACCCCCATACATAGTGCGCCTGCCATAAATGGTCTCCACGTGTTCTTCATTTGCCTTGTCCTCCTCGACCAGCTCCGCTCCTTCTGAAATTGAAATCCTCCCCTCCTCTTAGTCAGCAAGCGACAAAACTCGCACTACAGGAAATTCTACCCATCTATTGCTATTTCCTCCTTATGAAGTCCTCAAGTACCAAAAAAAGCAGAGCCCGCCCAATGTCTCGGCAAGCTCCGCTTTATACGGCAGCAGGTAAGTATTTACAGTCAGTGTAGCACGGACCCTGTATAAAATCAATTGAAACGTACGTCTCCAATCCCGAAGCCCGGGGCCCAGATGGAGAACAAATACGCAGCACCTGCTGCAGCTGCCAGCAGCAGCATAATGACCAGATCATATCTGGAATATCGGGATTCGTAGAAAAAGGTTCTGCCCTTCCCCTGATCCCCGTCAAATTGCTTGGCTTCCATCGCCGCCGCGACGCGGTGGGCCCGGCGGATGCTTTGAGCCAGCAGCGGCACCGCGAACATATTGGCCCGCTCCGCCAGGCCGCGAATTCCTTTTACCGGACGCATACCGCGCACCTGAAGGGCCTGTCTTCGAATCAGAAACTCTTCCCACACCATCGGCAGCAGCCGAATGGAGGCCATAAAGCTGTACGCAAACTTAGGAGCCAGCTTCAGCTTCTGCATCAGTCCATAGAAGAGGGCTACCGAAGACGTGGTCGTTACGAATAACAGCCCTTCCGCAGCAAACGCAATCCCTTTAAATCCAAGATGCAAACCGCGGTAGAAGCTTTCCTCCGACACTTTAAACAGCCCCCACTCCCACCAGATGGTCTCTCCCTTCCCGAACAGCATCATCGTGGAAGCCGAGGAAACAAACGCGATCAGAAAGGGCAGTGAAAACAGCCCGATCTTCCACAGCTTCAAGCCGCAGAGCAGTACCAGACAAACCGTAAACACCGCAGCCTGATACATTATAAAATCCAGATTGTGCGTCAGCACCGTCATGGTGAACAGCAGCAGCAGAATACCCAGCTTGACTACAGGGTTAGCTTTATGCAGCCATGTGATTCGATCCTGTCCCCATACATTCATACCCCCACCTCCACGACACTGCTGAAGGATTCGGCCTTGGCCGCACATGCTTCCTTATCATACATGCCGCGGCTTGTCTGCCGGGACAGCAGCCGCCCCTGACCGATCTCCCAGATCTCGCGGGCCGCCTGATGAGCAATTTCCATCTCATGGGTGACCATCAAAATGGCGGTTCCCGCCTCATTCAGCTCCTGGCACAGCTCGAGGATGGCAAAGGTATTCCGGGCATCCTGCCCGAAGGTCGGCTCATCCAGCAGCAGAACGTCAGGCTTGCGGACCATCGCCGTTGCGACGCTCAGCCTTCGCTTCTGTCCGGTGGACAGCTGGTACGGATGCCGATCCTCCAGTCCCTTCAAGCCGAAACGGGCAAGACAGACCTCCGCTTCCTGCATCGCTTTCTCTGGAGTGTACCCTTCCACGATCAAGGAATAAGCAACCTCATCGAGCACCCGCTCGCACACAAATTGCAGCTCCGGATTCTGAAACACAAATCCGATGCGGCGAAGCGCCTGCTCCCGCTGCTTGCGCACCCGCCGCTGACTGCCCGCCGGTATGACCTGCTCTCCAAGCCGATACATGCCGGTGAAGGGCAGCAGACCCATCAGGCCGAGTAACAGCGAGCTTTTGCCAGCACCATTATGTCCGATAATGGCTGTGAAATCCCCTGGATACACCCGCGCTTCATCAACATGAACAATAGGCTGCTTTCTTCGCAGCACCTGAAATTGGTTCAACTCCAGCACAGGTGCAGGATTGCCTGTCTCTGTCAGAGGTCCTCCCTTCAGCTGACCCGGGACTCTGCCTTCCACCAAGCGCGATGACCGCTCCGGTTGCGTGGACCGAAACTCCTGCCATACTCCCGGGTGCCAGATGCCGTACTGCTTCAGCTCCTGACGATAGTCACCAAAAATAAAATCCGGTCTCCCATCGCCCAGAATCTGGCCCTCCGGTCCAAACAGCACCACCCGGTCCACGTAATGAAGCATCTCGTCGATCCGGTGCTCCACGATAACGAGCGTTCGGTCCCCTGAAACCGCCTTAACAGCTTCCCAGATTTGCTCCCGCCCTTCCGGGTCAAGCAAAGCTGAGGGCTCATCCAGGAACAGCACCTCCGGCTCCAGCAGCAGAGCTGATGCCAGCGCCAGGCGCTGCTTCATACCTTGCGACAGTGTGGAGATCGGTGTATGCATGTCGGGCAGCTTCAGCCCGACAGCGTCAAGGGCTTCCCGCATCCGATCTCTCATATGGTCTCGCGGGACCTGTAAATTTTCCAGCACAAACGCTAATTCTTCATCGACATAAGGCATACAGAACTGCGTGTCTGGATCCTGAAACACATATGCCCATGAAGACGGATGCAGTTGGTCCGCGCATTTCATCGGCACTTCTACGGCTCTCGGAATCATTCCGCTCAGCACCTGAATGAGCGTAGATTTACCGCAGCCGCTCGGTCCCAGCAGCAGAATCTTTTCCCCCCGCTTTGCTTGAAAGCTAAGATCTCTGAACAGCAGCGGACCGTCTCCCGGAAACTTCAGCCGGAGATCCCGAACGGATGCGGCAATCGGCTCCACCGCTTCCGCCGTATCCAGCACCCTTGCAGCCGGCTCAGCCATTCCGTGCATCATCCAGAGCCGCATAGTCTTTGGAGGAGGCCGGATTCAGCAGCGAGGTCACCCCGGTCCGCTCCAGCGCCTTCGCCAGCGCCAGCATGGCCAGGCCCGCAATCAGCACACCGCTGATGACGCGCATGGAATACTTGTATATGAACATCCACAGTGCATAATCATCGGTATAGCTTAAGTAGAAGTCCATGAACATAGAGCCGAAGGCTGCTGCAGCCCCGGCCAGGGCAACCACCCAGGCCCCCGTTTTGCGATAGCGGAATGCGGCAAATACCAGCTCACAAGCTAGTCCCTGAATCAAGCCGTACAGCAGCAGATTCAAGCCCCACCCGCTTCCGAACAGTACCTCGATGTGCGCAGCAGCGAGCTCGGCAATGACAGCGACTCCGGGCTTTCGGATCAGCAGAAACGCAAGCGTCGCCGCCGCAAACCACATGCCGTACATGAGCTCGCCCGCCTCAGGAAACAGCGGCTTGAACAAGCTGTACACCGATGCCCAGAAATGATACACCACTCCAAATACTAACGAAATTAATACGGTGACGAGAATGTCACTGAGGCGAAGCCCCTTTTTTACCGGTAAACCTCCCAATGTCTTGCTTTGCATGTCCTTCATCCTCTCTTCTTCCTAGAATAACTTGCAAGAACGACAAAAAACCGCCTGGACACAAGCGCAGACGGAAAACAGACCCAATAGACACAAAGGGACGCGGATATTCTCTACGCTGGCATTACCCAGTTCAGATTAACGGTCAGCAGCAGGATCTTATCTGCAATCTCAGCCTGATTCACTCAAGCCCCCGTAGTCCATATTCGGTTTTTGGCTGACTTAAAAATACACAGATTTCCAACAATTTGCAAGAGTTTTTTTCACAGCGCTGCGTCTTATTGATTTCACCCTTGTTCTATGTCAATATAGTTCAGAATAGGAATGCTTCGTAAACGCCTGACACACGCGGTTTAAGGTTAAAGGAGAATATTATGGCCAAAACATTACTGAGACTGATGACCGAGCTTTCCTCCCGCCGATGGGTATCCCGGGTAATGGGACGCTTTTCACACAGCGGGCTAAGCCGTTATCTGATCCCGACATTTATTAAAGCCTATCAAATTCCAGCCCACGAGGCGGAAAAAGAAATTCAGGAATACCGGTCGCTGAACGAGTTCTTCTCCCGCCGGCTAAAGATCGGCATGCGCGAGATTGATACGACGGCGGACGCGATGACCTCTCCCGTGGACGGCATTATTACCGGCATGGGAGAAATTCATGCAGGAACCATTCTAAATGTGAAGGGCCAGGATTATACCGTGGGCGATCTGCTCGCGCAGTCTCCCCGCATGGAAAATTACATGCATGGATATATGTATGTCCTGTACCTGAGCCCGACAGATTATCACCGCATTCACTCCCCCGTTACCGGCACCCAATCGGAAAGTGAATATCTCAAAGGCAAGGTGTATCCTGTCAATGATTTTGCAATGACGCATATCCGGGGAGTGTTGAGCCGGAACGAGCGGCTGATCACATACATTGCCCATGGATTTGGCGAGGTTGCTGTGGTGAAGGTCGGTGCCATGAACGTCAGCAGCATCCGCTATGCGGATGAATCACGCACCCAGTGGAGCATCGGGGACGAGCTGGCTTATTTTGAATTCGGTTCCACCGTTGTCCTGCTGACCGAGAACGGAACCTTTACCCCCCGCGGCGATCTCAAAGTCGGCGATAAGGTCCGAATGGGAGAGCTCCTTGGCCTGCTGCACCCTCCTGCGAGCAAAGGCTAGCGGCCCCTGTCCTGTCACATATCTGTATAACCAAGCGGCAGCCCACCCACGTGAGCTGCCGCTTTGATCTGTTTATAAACGCACCCGTTAGCACCCGTTATGTCCGTCTGCGCCGGATCGCTGACAGCACCAATCTCCGAAACAGGCGGTGCGGAAGCAGACGTTTGGCCGCAAGCGTCCAGCGGCTGGAGGACGGCAGCATATATCTCAGCTTGGGAGACTTCTGATCAACAATATTTCCTACCTGTACCGCGACCTCAAGAGGATCGCCGCTTGCGCCTGCGGTCTGGCTGGAGAAGGCCAGCACGTCCTCCAGCATCTCCCGGTACGGCGACTCTGCGGCGGGCTGGATTCCGCGGAAGCCCTTGTCCCAGATCGGCGTACCGTAGGCGCCCGGCTCCACCAGAACCACATGAATGCCAAACGGCTCAAGCTCCATCGCGAGACTCTCTCCCAGCCCTTCTACCGCAAACTTTGAGGCAGCGTACGGACCGTATCCTGGAAAGCCGATCACCCCGCTGATGCTGCTCATCAGAATGAGCTTGGCTCCCTCACTTTTCCGCAGCAGCGGCAGCGCCGCACGGGTCATGGAGATCGTTCCGAACACATTAACCTCAAATTGTCTCCGCCAGCTCTCTAGTGACAGCTCCTCCACAAACCCGCCCACCGCCTCTCCGGCATTGTTCACGAGCACGTCGAGCCGTCCCCAGCGGTCACTCGCCTCTTCCACTGCAGCATGGACCTGCTCCTCCAAACAAATATCGAGCAGCACGGCATGGATGCGTGTTTCGACACCGGCTGCCAGCGCCAGATCCATCAGCTCCGCCCGTGCTTCCTCTCTACGGACCCCGGCCATAACCTCATAGCCTCTGGAAGCCAGCTCCAATGCGATCAATTGTCCGAAGCCGCTGGATGCACCGGTAACCAGCGCGCTCTTGCCGCTGCGCGGCTTTACCCCGTCAGCAGGCTTGTTGTTCCTTGCCATATTCTACTCTCCTTTATAACACATCAAAAAAGCACCCTGAACCGTGAAGCGCTTCAAGGTGCTGCTGAGTTTAAGCTGTATTAGAACCACATATCCACTTCGGGATTGGAATCAACGAATTTGGACCGACGCAGGCGATTTCTAAAAACGCTCCAGCCTCCTCGACCGCCGTTCAGGCTGCGCATTCTTCTTCTCTGGCTCATTGCCGGCACCCCCTCTCTGTATGTCTTGTCTTCCCTGATATTACCCTGGCAGGATTGCGGTGAACCAGATCCAAGCATGCGGTCAATTTCTGGATCCTGCAGTCCCTAGCGTACCTCTGACGGGCTTTTGCCGGTGTATTGCTTGAACTGCCTGCTGAAAAAGAAAATATCGCGGTACCCCAGGGCATCTGCCACCTCCGTCACGTTCATGCCCTGGTGCAGCAGCAGATGCTGTGCCCGTTCGATCCGCATCTTGATAATATACGACTGGACCGGAACGCCGACCAGCTCTTTGAACTTGATGGAGAAATAACGCGGCGACAGCCCGGCGCGGGCAGCCAGGTCCTCCACCTTGTGAGAAATGCCGGGATGAAGACGGACATAATTGGCAATCTCCTGAATGGCCTCACTCAAGTGATGACTGGCCTTTTTGACGTGTGGGGCCGAGCGGTCTTCCCGCAGCAGGAAGATCATCAGCTGTTTGAGCAGGAGCTTCCCCTCCTCCTCTGCCCCGAACGGCTGGTCGAGGTACAAGCGCACATAGCGGGCGAGCAAATACTCGAAATCAATCGTGTCCTTCAGCTGGCGGTACCGTGCAGGAATATCCTCAACCGGTTCGGTGACGTCAAAATGTATATAAGTCAAGACCAGCGGCTTCTGCGGGTTATGTGTTGCACTAGTATAATCGCCGGGATAAAAAAGAAAGCAGCTTCCTTTGGACACCTCGTAAGGCTCATCATTCACAATTACGGTGCCCTCACCGCTCCAAACATAGAATAGGTCATAATTTTGCATCGGTTTCTCACGCTTTTGCCATTTCCATCCGGGCTCGCAGACAATTTTGGCCAAAGCGGGCTTGATTACAAAAGAAGACGGCGATGCGTCCAGCATCACGTCATTCCCCCTGTCTTTCATTAATCGCACTACTACCCATCATACTCTTTTTTCATCCGTTTTGCATATCCCTGGAGCTGACATTCCGTGATAGCTTATTACCTGGGGCAGATGACTTGTAATGGCGCTCATTTTTCGTGACGCTCACGCGGTGAAGTGATATAATGTTAGGCAATGATTGTAAACAGAAGGTAAATCCATTTTAACCCTAAGCATTCGGAAGGATGATATGAACTCATGAATTCATTGGCTGCACAATTGAATGAAAGCATTTCCGCGGGCAACCGCCATGTGTATGACATGCTGTCCAATCTAGGCCGAGAGATTTACTTCCCGAAGGAAGGCATTCTAAGCCAATCTGCGGAAGCCGCCAGCCAAGCCAAGCGATATAACGCAACGATCGGCATCGCCACAGAGGGTGGCGGACCGATGCACCTGGGCGTGATCCAGGATAAGCTGTCTGCCTATGCGCCGAAGGATCTCTATCCATATGCCCCGCCAGCCGGCAAGCCGGAGCTGCGCAGTGCCTGGCGCACGAAGATGCTGAAGGAGAATCCAAGCCTTGAAGGCAAGAGCATCAGCACTCCGATTATTACCAATGCGCTGACGCACGGCCTCTCCATCGTAGCAGATCTGTTCGTGGATGCAGGTGACGCTGTCATCTACCCGGATAAGAACTGGGAGAACTACGAGCTGACCTTCGGCATCCGCCGGCATGGCGAAGCTGTAAATTATCCTTTGTTTACAGAGGACATGAAGTTCAATGCCGCCGGGCTGCGCGAAGCACTCCTGAATCAGAAGGACAAAGGCAAGGCCGTCGTCATTCTGAATTTCCCGAATAACCCGACCGGCTATACTCCAGGAGCAGCCGAAGGCGAAGAAATCGTATCCGCCATCAAGGATGCAGCCGAAGCCGGCATTAATGTCGTCGCTGTCACAGACGATGCGTACTTCGGGCTTTTCTTCGAGGATTCCCTCCAGGAATCCTTGTTCGGGAAGCTGGCGGATCTCCATCCCCGCGTACTGGCTGTGAAGATTGACGGAGCTACGAAAGAAGAATTTGTCTGGGGCTTCCGCGTCGGCTTCATCACGTATGCCTCTCAGGATGCTGGTGTGCTGACTGCACTGGAGCAGAAGACGCTCGGCATCATCCGCGCCACAATTTCCAGCGGCTCGCACCCGTCCCAGACGTTTGTTCTAGAGGCGCTGAACTCCCCGGAGTTCGAGGCACAGAAGCAGGAGAAATTCGTTATTATGAAGGGCCGGGCGAACAAGGTGAAATTCCTGCTCGACAGCGGTAAATACGATGGCGCCTGGGATTACTATCCGTTTAACTCCGGATATTTCATGTGTCTGAAGCTGAAAGGCATCTCCGCCGAAAGCCTGCGCGTTCATCTGCTTCAGGCGTACGGCTTGGGCACGATCGCACTGGGTGAATATGATCTGCGGATCGCCTTCTCCTGCATTGAGGAGCAGCATCTGGAGGATCTGTTCGATCTCGTATATCAAGGCATTCAGGATTTGCAGTCCTCCTAATGCGACAGCAGGGCTGCTCCGAAGAATCTTCCGAGAAGATTCCGGAGCAGCCCTGTTTTTATTTCATGTACCCTCCACGCTCGCCCATACCTGTTCACCACGAGCATCATACAATACCATGTATCAAGCAACCACAACCAATTACGAACCGAAAGGGGAATGAAACATGAGTGCAGTTGCAGGTGCAGCAAGATGCGGAGGATACGGATACGGTGGATACGGTAACGTTGGAGCGATTCTGGTACTCTTTATCCTGCTCGTAATCATCACTCGCGCTTTCTGGGTATAATCCCGGTGACGCTTCCGTGGGGCTGTCGCAAGAGTAGACTCAAGGGATGGCCTCATCTTTAAGAAAAGAGCATGCAGCAGGCAAAATAACCAGCCAAAGGTATTATACCTGGCTGGTTATTTCTCTTTGTTGGCTTAAGGATGCAGCGATTTCGGACCAGCGGACGCGTTCGCCTTTGACGCCGAATTCTGACATCGCTTGAGCTACAGGTCGTCCTCCTCCAGCTCCTTTTTGGCCTTGCGCATGGCAGCGGCGCGGAAGCCCCACACCAGCACGAGGCCTGCTGCTCCCGTTCCCAGCACACGGACCGGCTGGGAGAGGAGCTGAGGCAGAAGGGGCAGCCACAAAAGCACCGCCCATAGCAGCTGCAGTTGAACCAGCAGCTTCACTTCATTGCGGGAGCGGGAGCCCTCCGGAAGCGGATAAACCATCAGCCAGAACGATTCCCGGTGCACATTCCGCAGCGACGACAGCTGAAGTCCCGCAATCATCAGGGCCACCAGGTACACTGCGGCTGAAGCAAGCTGTCCCCCGGTAATGATCATAAGAACAAGGCCCAGAGCTAAAACGCGCAGCAGAATCCCGAAGGACTCACTGCGGGACAGGCTTTTGATCAGCAGGAAACGGTATGCCGTCTCCTTGCTCCAGGGGATGCCGCTGCCCCATCGGGACAGCCATTTACGGGCATACACCCGCTGCTCCCCCTGAGGCACATTTACGAACCAGCTCAAGATAAGCATAACCTTTGCGGCATGCCGCTTCTCCAGCTGAATGAATCGTTCCCAGGGAACGGGGTGACGTACCGGAATCAGGCTGGCGGCGAGGTAAGCTGCAGCCAGCAGCGTGACAAAGATCAGACTGCTGACCGGGGAATACCACAGCCAGGATGCCAGCGCCAGCCCAATGACAGACCATCTCAAGAGGCGAAATCCGGCAGCCGCTGGCTTGTACACCATATGCTGCTCTCTCCAGCTTCCCCAGCCTGACAGCACCTTCAATCCGCTCAACAACAGCACCGTAAAAGTCAGACCCTGCGGATCCGTGTCACTGCGGATGTACAGCGGCCATAGAATAGTCACCGCCAGCAGCAGCAGGATCAGCTTGTACACGATGCCACGAATAACAGCACTGCTGAAATAGGAGGCCATTCTGGATTCCTGAGGCAGCAAGAAGACAACATCCGCAGGCTTTAGATATGTACGGGCGCTGCTGAATATCGTCAGCGGCAGCAGGATGCCAAGCATGATCCAGCGGATCGGCAATCCCTCTGGCACATTGATAAGGATTGACGTATACCATGCGGAGAACGCAATCAATAGAAACAGGAACACTACGGCGACACCGCTCTGCAGGACATAGCCCAGATACGGCAGCACCTGGCTCCAGAATTGTCCGCGCCGGCTAGATAACAGCTCCTTCAGGTTCATCGGCGGCTCCCGTCTTGAATCAACGCATAAAATAACTGCTCCAGCGGCAATCCCGGCTTTCCGGCCTGCTCCGCAATGTCCTCCAAGCTGCCTTGGGCAATAATCCGGCCATGATGCAGTACGACAAAGCGTTCACAATAATTCTCGATCGTCGATAAAATATGGGAGCTCAGCAAAATGGATGCGCCGGTCTGCTTGATCTCCACCATGAAGTCCAGCAGTGAACGAATCCCCAGCGGGTCGAGGCCCAGAAACGGCTCATCGATAATGTACAGCGACGGCCGGGCCACGAAGGCGCACATAATCATGACCTTCTGGCGCATCCCCTTGGAGAGATGCGAGGACAGGCTGTCCATCTTCTCCTCCATCCGGAACATGCCGGACAAGGCTGCTGAGCGGGCCTCATAATCCGCTTTACTCACCCCGTAAGAGCGGGCTGTAAATTCCAGATGCTCCCGCACCGTCATCTCCTCATACAAAATCGGTGACTCCGGCACAAAGCCGAGCGCTCCATGATAACCCTCCGCATCCTGGCTGCGGGTTCTGCCCTGCACCCTGATCTCGCCCTTGTGCGGGTTCATGAGTCCAAGAATATGCTTCATCGTCGTGCTCTTGCCCGCTCCGTTGAGGCCAATCAGACCGACCATTTCTCCCGGCCGCACCTGAAAAGACACCTCATGCAGCACGGGACGGTTCAAGCTGTAGCCTCCGCTCAGTCCGCTCACGGACAGGATCTCGGAAACCTCCTTCATTCCCTCACCCCCAACTTCTATTCACCCTTGGATTTATTCTTCAGCCATTTCGGCGCTCCTTTGTTCTTCCGGTCCTTGAGACGCTCGCTTTGCGATCTTGAGGAGACACTCTCACTTGCACCGGCAGCAGATGACGGCCGCGCCGGCCGGTTCTCACTGCGCGCTG is part of the Paenibacillus algicola genome and harbors:
- a CDS encoding energy-coupling factor transporter transmembrane component T family protein yields the protein MNVWGQDRITWLHKANPVVKLGILLLLFTMTVLTHNLDFIMYQAAVFTVCLVLLCGLKLWKIGLFSLPFLIAFVSSASTMMLFGKGETIWWEWGLFKVSEESFYRGLHLGFKGIAFAAEGLLFVTTTSSVALFYGLMQKLKLAPKFAYSFMASIRLLPMVWEEFLIRRQALQVRGMRPVKGIRGLAERANMFAVPLLAQSIRRAHRVAAAMEAKQFDGDQGKGRTFFYESRYSRYDLVIMLLLAAAAGAAYLFSIWAPGFGIGDVRFN
- a CDS encoding ABC transporter ATP-binding protein, which gives rise to MHGMAEPAARVLDTAEAVEPIAASVRDLRLKFPGDGPLLFRDLSFQAKRGEKILLLGPSGCGKSTLIQVLSGMIPRAVEVPMKCADQLHPSSWAYVFQDPDTQFCMPYVDEELAFVLENLQVPRDHMRDRMREALDAVGLKLPDMHTPISTLSQGMKQRLALASALLLEPEVLFLDEPSALLDPEGREQIWEAVKAVSGDRTLVIVEHRIDEMLHYVDRVVLFGPEGQILGDGRPDFIFGDYRQELKQYGIWHPGVWQEFRSTQPERSSRLVEGRVPGQLKGGPLTETGNPAPVLELNQFQVLRRKQPIVHVDEARVYPGDFTAIIGHNGAGKSSLLLGLMGLLPFTGMYRLGEQVIPAGSQRRVRKQREQALRRIGFVFQNPELQFVCERVLDEVAYSLIVEGYTPEKAMQEAEVCLARFGLKGLEDRHPYQLSTGQKRRLSVATAMVRKPDVLLLDEPTFGQDARNTFAILELCQELNEAGTAILMVTHEMEIAHQAAREIWEIGQGRLLSRQTSRGMYDKEACAAKAESFSSVVEVGV
- a CDS encoding ECF transporter S component, producing MQSKTLGGLPVKKGLRLSDILVTVLISLVFGVVYHFWASVYSLFKPLFPEAGELMYGMWFAAATLAFLLIRKPGVAVIAELAAAHIEVLFGSGWGLNLLLYGLIQGLACELVFAAFRYRKTGAWVVALAGAAAAFGSMFMDFYLSYTDDYALWMFIYKYSMRVISGVLIAGLAMLALAKALERTGVTSLLNPASSKDYAALDDARNG
- the asd gene encoding archaetidylserine decarboxylase (Phosphatidylserine decarboxylase is synthesized as a single chain precursor. Generation of the pyruvoyl active site from a Ser is coupled to cleavage of a Gly-Ser bond between the larger (beta) and smaller (alpha chains). It is an integral membrane protein.), with the protein product MAKTLLRLMTELSSRRWVSRVMGRFSHSGLSRYLIPTFIKAYQIPAHEAEKEIQEYRSLNEFFSRRLKIGMREIDTTADAMTSPVDGIITGMGEIHAGTILNVKGQDYTVGDLLAQSPRMENYMHGYMYVLYLSPTDYHRIHSPVTGTQSESEYLKGKVYPVNDFAMTHIRGVLSRNERLITYIAHGFGEVAVVKVGAMNVSSIRYADESRTQWSIGDELAYFEFGSTVVLLTENGTFTPRGDLKVGDKVRMGELLGLLHPPASKG
- a CDS encoding SDR family oxidoreductase, with translation MARNNKPADGVKPRSGKSALVTGASSGFGQLIALELASRGYEVMAGVRREEARAELMDLALAAGVETRIHAVLLDICLEEQVHAAVEEASDRWGRLDVLVNNAGEAVGGFVEELSLESWRRQFEVNVFGTISMTRAALPLLRKSEGAKLILMSSISGVIGFPGYGPYAASKFAVEGLGESLAMELEPFGIHVVLVEPGAYGTPIWDKGFRGIQPAAESPYREMLEDVLAFSSQTAGASGDPLEVAVQVGNIVDQKSPKLRYMLPSSSRWTLAAKRLLPHRLFRRLVLSAIRRRRT
- a CDS encoding helix-turn-helix domain-containing protein, giving the protein MLDASPSSFVIKPALAKIVCEPGWKWQKREKPMQNYDLFYVWSGEGTVIVNDEPYEVSKGSCFLFYPGDYTSATHNPQKPLVLTYIHFDVTEPVEDIPARYRQLKDTIDFEYLLARYVRLYLDQPFGAEEEGKLLLKQLMIFLLREDRSAPHVKKASHHLSEAIQEIANYVRLHPGISHKVEDLAARAGLSPRYFSIKFKELVGVPVQSYIIKMRIERAQHLLLHQGMNVTEVADALGYRDIFFFSRQFKQYTGKSPSEVR
- a CDS encoding aminotransferase class I/II-fold pyridoxal phosphate-dependent enzyme; this encodes MNSLAAQLNESISAGNRHVYDMLSNLGREIYFPKEGILSQSAEAASQAKRYNATIGIATEGGGPMHLGVIQDKLSAYAPKDLYPYAPPAGKPELRSAWRTKMLKENPSLEGKSISTPIITNALTHGLSIVADLFVDAGDAVIYPDKNWENYELTFGIRRHGEAVNYPLFTEDMKFNAAGLREALLNQKDKGKAVVILNFPNNPTGYTPGAAEGEEIVSAIKDAAEAGINVVAVTDDAYFGLFFEDSLQESLFGKLADLHPRVLAVKIDGATKEEFVWGFRVGFITYASQDAGVLTALEQKTLGIIRATISSGSHPSQTFVLEALNSPEFEAQKQEKFVIMKGRANKVKFLLDSGKYDGAWDYYPFNSGYFMCLKLKGISAESLRVHLLQAYGLGTIALGEYDLRIAFSCIEEQHLEDLFDLVYQGIQDLQSS
- a CDS encoding YjcZ family sporulation protein, encoding MSAVAGAARCGGYGYGGYGNVGAILVLFILLVIITRAFWV
- a CDS encoding ABC transporter permease, producing the protein MNLKELLSSRRGQFWSQVLPYLGYVLQSGVAVVFLFLLIAFSAWYTSILINVPEGLPIRWIMLGILLPLTIFSSARTYLKPADVVFLLPQESRMASYFSSAVIRGIVYKLILLLLAVTILWPLYIRSDTDPQGLTFTVLLLSGLKVLSGWGSWREQHMVYKPAAAGFRLLRWSVIGLALASWLWYSPVSSLIFVTLLAAAYLAASLIPVRHPVPWERFIQLEKRHAAKVMLILSWFVNVPQGEQRVYARKWLSRWGSGIPWSKETAYRFLLIKSLSRSESFGILLRVLALGLVLMIITGGQLASAAVYLVALMIAGLQLSSLRNVHRESFWLMVYPLPEGSRSRNEVKLLVQLQLLWAVLLWLPLLPQLLSQPVRVLGTGAAGLVLVWGFRAAAMRKAKKELEEDDL
- a CDS encoding ABC transporter ATP-binding protein; translated protein: MKEVSEILSVSGLSGGYSLNRPVLHEVSFQVRPGEMVGLIGLNGAGKSTTMKHILGLMNPHKGEIRVQGRTRSQDAEGYHGALGFVPESPILYEEMTVREHLEFTARSYGVSKADYEARSAALSGMFRMEEKMDSLSSHLSKGMRQKVMIMCAFVARPSLYIIDEPFLGLDPLGIRSLLDFMVEIKQTGASILLSSHILSTIENYCERFVVLHHGRIIAQGSLEDIAEQAGKPGLPLEQLFYALIQDGSRR